The Chrysemys picta bellii isolate R12L10 chromosome 5, ASM1138683v2, whole genome shotgun sequence DNA segment GCTTGGCCGACCTCCCTTCCTGGTCTCCAAGGCCCTGTCATTTTCCAGGTAAGATGAATGTCCTCCCATCAATCATCCCGCGCAGCCCCAGGGAAAGCCGGGAATTTGCTGGGCTACTGAAACTTATTAGCCTCAGACTGGGCGGCTTTGTTGCCCTGACAGAGCTGCTCTTTTGTGGGCTTTGTTCCGGGGATTTAAACATTTACATAATGGATTAGCGGGTAACAAGCCGCAGAGGCATGGCTCGCCACGTTTCCTCCGCTCTCTTAGCCGACCGATTTTAGCACAAGTTAATTTGTAAATATGAGTTCCACTCCCCTCCTCGCTTCGCTACCTGTTGTCTTCCCAGATAAGCGGGCACTTATCGATCGATGTACATGCAAATAGTTTTGTAAAGGAATCAAGTGCACGATCACTTGTCATTGTCACTACAATTTCCTCTCCTTGTGCACTGCGCTGTGTAATAAACATTTATTGTGCCAGCTAATCCTTTGAACTTTGAGGAACTCAGTGCGAGTGGAAAGAGCTTTGTTTAGGAGGAGGAAACAAATTGGCATTGTCGTTCGTCACGAAGTATGACAAACAGGGGGAACTGTAATTTGTAATTTAGTGTGCTTCTATCCCGGCCAGTTAATCCTTTAGCGAATACATCTATCAGGGGACATTTTAACtccaagaagaagaacaggagtacttgtggcaccttagagactaacaaatttattagagcataagctttcgtggactacagcccacttcttcggatggataACTCCAAGGAGGCTGTAGCCACTCACAGCATCAAAAATGAGTGCTAGTGTTTGAGGTCAGATATCTTGCTCACGTGCATATTTATAACTACATATAGTCCAAGCAGACAACTGCCCGTAGGAGCTCTTAGGCATTGTAATGTTGAATGCGGTGTTTGCTACAATGACGAACGGATGATCCTGGTATAGAATAGAATCCGGTACATTAAAATGCATTCGATAGCTGATGCTCGTTTTAAAGCGATTAAAAGGAATTGCAAAGAAAACAGAACACACGAATGCAAGTGGTAGTTGGAGAGATCCAAATGCAACGGGAGAAATCCTCGGGAAGTCTTACTGGCCTTTCTATTCTACAGGCCCAACTAGATGATAATGTTCTATTTTAATGCCGtgaaaacttgaaaaaaaattgaacGCGGGAGAAAACGCAACTTTTTATCTTGGAAGCAGTTTGCGTTACTTTGAAGTCCCCACTTACAGGCTGTAGCTGTACACAGTTTACACCCATAACGAAATCAATGGCACTTGTGTCATTCATAACTTCCCTCAACGGCCATTCAGTTTATTCCATCGTTTCCCTCTCTCAGCTTTGGTCACTGGGCAAGAAAAACCTGGGAGCGGAGTGGTAAATTGGTGCAAACGGACAAAATGTTCGCTTGCCCAGTTCCCTAGCCCCTTTCATCTCGAACATGCAATAGAGAAGCCAGTAGCTGCTCTGGGGAGGATCTCTACCTCCCAGAGGCTTTAACAGAGCAGCAGCATCAGGGCTGGCACAGGAGACTTTTTGTAGGCGCTGCTTCTGAATAAAGGTTTATTTCACTGCCGTTTGGAAGCCGCCCACTTCCCTCTCAACCAATCAGGGTTGTGCTTGCTTGTGGCCCCGCCACTCCCGCCCGCCAGGATAAAAAGGAAGGATGCAGGGGTGGGTGGCAGCATCCCGCAGCAGGAGGAAGGCCAGGAAAAGCCCCCAGGTCCGCAGCATGAAGAACCCCATGTACGAAGtggcctccctgctgctggagaagcTGCTCCTCCTGGCCAACCTCAAGCTGTGCAGCGTGGGCCCCGGCGcggcgaaggaagaggagaaacACGCCAACTACTACGACACCACCTACTTCAAGCGGGGCGACCTGCTGGAGGTGCACCGCACCCTCTTCGTCCACTTCGGCATCTACCTCGGGGACAACCGGGTGGCGCACCTGATGCCGGACATCCTGCCCGCCTTCACCGACGACCAGCGGCAGATCCAGCAGGTGGTGACCAACAAGAGGCTCATCCTGGGCGTCCTGGCCAGAATGGCCAGCATCCGAGTGGACGTGGTGGAGGACTTTGCCTACGGCGGCTCCATCCTGGTGAACCACATGGACGAGGCCTTCCCGAACAAGGCGCTGTGCGACGAGGAGGTGGCCCGCCGGGCGGAGAAGCTGGTGGGGGCCACGGCGTACAGCCTGCTGTGGAACAACTGCGAGCACTTCGTCACCTACTGCAGATACGGCTCCGCGGTCAGCTTCCAGACCGACAAGGTAAACCCCGCCCAGGGTCCCGGGGCCCCGCTCAGCCTGACGCCCTGCCTCGCTAGCAGGGTGCACCGGGGAGGGGACACACCCACCCAGGGTTGCCCTGCGGTGCTGGTCCTCTGCAAATCTCCGCTctgtgtctgggggtgggggggagcaaagCAGAGCAGATCTATTCGCTTTGGTGGCGGCCCCTCTTACCTTCTGACGTCCCGTGGAAACCCTAAACGGTAGGATGAGCTACCTCCCCCGGGTCAGGCACACCAGCTCTAGAATAACCCGGCGAAGGCAGTGCCCCCTGGCCTCCCACGCGGTCCCACCCGGCACGTGAGCCAAACACCTGCCCAGCTGGAGTGAGCGAGGACGCAGAGTCTTGGAAGACTGGTGGGTGGGGGGACTGGAGAGGAAAACTGCCCTTGCAGGAGCCGCAGCGATCTTGCTGTAACTTTAGCCTGTCGCTCCCCCGGCCTCTTTCCCCCGCGCAAGAGCAGCATCAGTAGCTTAACGTGAGCCTTCTCGCGGGGGggctctcttctcctcctccccctggttCTTTGGCTGCTATTCCAAAAGCTGCTTGCAAAAGGAGTTGTCTGAAGCCATCATTTGCCTGAGGTTTTGAATTTTGTCTACATACTTCTAGTCCCTTGTCTAGTGTTTCCTCACACCCCGGAGCCTGAAAAATGGCAAGAGACAGTCTTAACACTTCAAATCTCCCACGAGGTCAAATGACCTGACATCCTGCAATGGACCATTAACGCTGAAAGGGATTTTGGTCCTTGACTGCTAATAGTTTGCTAGACTCAGCATGAAAGGGATCTTTCCACGCAGAGGGCCCAAAATGTGTAAATACAGGTAGAAGTTACAAACTCACCCCGCTGTAGATCATTTCCGCCTGCCCCCAAAGGGAGCCTCCCCGTTTCAAACCCAATTAGAATGCTTGGAAACGGGTTAAAACCCAAGGCTGTCTGGTTCCAAGCATTGTTATTGCTGCAAATCAAGCCCCCCACCACCTTAAATGCTAACTTAGTGGAAGAAACACAGACTCTTGTAATATATTTATAAGTAAAATATTTAATCTGTTTATTAGCAATGGAGCACTTTCCATCAGTGAAAGCTTTGCCAGGTTTTACAGAAGCAGAACAGATTTTAATTGGCATTACTGTTTAGCACCTCCAGAATAATAGAGTTTTTGTGTGTGGCTTGAATAGTCCAACAAACAGCTTGGTGAGAGGCTAGGCTGTGTAAAATCTCGATCGGACTCAATCTTGAcaattcttaaaaaaacaacaacaacaaaaacttgttttttttccaaGTGTGCTCCCTGAGAATTAGGTCACTTGATGCTGAGGCCTGGTTTCCGTAAGTAAGCAATCTTTTGAGCAGTCTAGTCAATACTCTCTCTGGTTCGAAGTTACCATATACTGGCACTGCAGCCACTCTGCAAAACACTGTTTCActgtctctcccttccccacccaacgCCAAGCAGGATCCTGGATATTTTATTCAGCAGGAGATCAAACAGAATTAATGGCATTTTAAAGGATTGCAAAGACTGACTCCAGGCACATTTCAGTCTGAAACCTGTAGTATGTGAAGGGGAGCGGGGAGTATCTCTATGAAAGCGTAATTTTCCAGTAGATGCTAACAGTCAGTTCTCCAAATTACAATCAGTTACAGGTTTTGCAAGTCATTAAAACAATTTCCAAGCTGCTTAGAAATAACTTAACTGGCAGCTAAATTTAACCTCTCCGCAGTGACTTTGATCTTCTAGAAAATAAAGCACGATTCATTAGACAACTAGTAATGAACTCTTAATATAGGCTTGGGGTCTCTAAGGACCCAGTTCTGCATTCACTGCAGTCAGTAGTaaagctcctactgacttcaatggggcaggggcagtttCTAAGGGGAATACATCCCTTTTCACTCACCCAGGCATCCCTTTCTAGCCCACAGGAGTTGAATCGCTGGTACAGAGCAGTCTTTGAAGGTCTGCTTTCTCCTTGCCCTCTCCAATACCTATCAGTTTGGAATGACTTTCATGATTAACTGTGAACCTTTCCCTCTGACTTTTGCAGTTCTGTGAAACAGTGAAGATGATTATTCGGGACCAGAGAAGTGTTCTTGCTTCAGCGCTCCTGGGATTAGCATCTATAGTCTGTCTGGGTTTGGCACCTTCCACCACCCTGCCCACTATCATTATTCCATTCTTTCTGTGGATGGCTggttaacagcagcagcagcgcctgtCAGTGCCTGTACATAGAATGTATAATATTGTATTTATAAAAGCACAAATTACTTATCAACAGTTGTGTAAAGAGAAAAAATGTGACCTGTAACTTGTGTAGTATTTTAATCACATCTTTATCCAGAACACAATGTACAAGGAGTAGCTTACTGTGTAAGCCAAATAACCAGATTTCCTGAAAATCTCACAGAAGGTAAATTTTAACACACCTTCCAAGCCatgaaagagtgtgtgtgtgtgtgtgtgtggggggggtgataTAGTCCTGCTCCCTGCTTTCAGTCATAAGTTAATCTAGTGAATGTATTTTATCCGGTATTTTTCTCTCTTAACTCTGTGTATCCAAGTGCCATATAAAATAGTGAAGATTAGAGTTTCATCCTGAAAGTGGATGATAGAGGCCATCTAAGTACCTAGGTAGAAATGATGGAAGATGAAAACAAGCTAATTTCACTTCcatatatatgtatttttcatTCAAGGAAGTTATTATTTCTAAATCCACTTGTATTAAGCCTAGAAATATCTTTTAATGGGGAATAAAAGCAGCCTCAGGATTGTATTCTGCGTTGGTAAAAACTCCTAGTTAAATATTGTTTCCTGTACTACTGTGTGGCCAGATCGGTACTGCCCATTCAGTTCCTTTCTGAGAGGTGTTCACAAATCATATATCCATTTTAATTGCACAAACACTTTATACCATCCTGAACAGTTTTTTGCCTGGGTTTGGTTGCAAGGAAAGCCTGCAGTTCCTCAGAATTTTCCTTGCTAATAAGTGTCAGTGCAGCCAATATAATTCAATACAGGGGGTTTCAGAAGATATGGAACAAAGCAATTTGGTTGGTGAAAACTAGTAACATGCAAACCAATAAGAATTTTCCTATGTTCcaggggagaaggaaagaggccttttttctcttttctcttccctcagTAATGGGACCAGTGTGGGTGCCATAAAGTATCATGAGACTCTGTGGCAGATATTACAATCAAGCTACTGTAATTTAACAACTAAACATACCACATACCCCTTAAAAATTATATGTCTTTCATATACTGAATGTGTGAATATTTACCTACAAGCCAGCAACTTTTTGAAGAGCATGTGATATATGGTTCAAGGGCTTTTTGGAAAATATTACTATTCTTAACTCAGGCTGATACTTCTTTAATCTCAGACCTCTAAGGATTCTTTCCTTCAAAATCCAAACCTATCTATTCACTCATTTTGAGTGACtattctatttttattattatttatctacAATGTTTATTGCTGTTTGTAAACATGCCTTTTCTGTGTACTTAGGCATTTAAGCATTATTCTGCCTCTCCTTTTAAATCTAAAGCATGCATAATCTCCAAACCTTGGCTCTCTTCACAGTGAAAGCTCAATATACGACAGTCAATTAAGGACAATATTAAATAACAAAAAATGCCTCCTTTACTACCATTTCTACAATAAGATTTGCTTTATCtttatttaagaaacaaaaaaaccccaactgttTGAAGTGTGGTATCTTGAATTAAGTGTCTGTTCTGTTGCTAATAGCAATGTCTCGTTTTGGCTACTCAGCTACAACTGACTGAAAATGTAAAGACCAAAGATGAAATCCtaatcttattgaagtcaatttcAAAACTCTCACTTATTTCAATTGAgataggatttcaccccagaattCAATACTAATACagaattgtatttaaaataaattatatgttCAGCTTGCAGTCATGCTCCAAAGCACCTTGATTTAAACTACCACTAAATTGTTATAAACAACTTACATTCTTTTTAAGAGAGTCCTAAGGTGCCAACCTACagcaaatttttaaattaatgtgaAATGCTATTCCATCAAGTATGTATCATAACTTCTAAACAAATTCTattgtatattttatttactgtACATAAGGTCAGCACTGCataattatataaatataattcaTTTGTATATGTTTACTTGTGTTCTGAAATCGATGAGCATAATGGAATAGCACTTCCCTAACAATGTTTATCCCAATAGGATACTGAGCAATCCATTGAGACATATATGGTATCTAATTACATTATATGTCCGTTCCTCCCTTTTACTTGGGATTTGTAAGAATTCCGGTAATTCTCATGAGTCAGTTACAGAATAAACAATGGGTCCATGACCAATAAGCTAATCATTGTTAGGCTTGTTATGAGGTGAGTGTACTCACAGTAGCTGTAATATCAAAGGACTGATGTTGCCTCTTCGCTAATGGGGATGGGACAACCAGGGATATTTGGGGCAAGAAGACAGGACAGGCAAGATGTGATTTGTCTGAAAACTTTATTAAATGATACAAGGCACCTGGAACAGACACTGGGTTATTGTTCAGTCAGATCTAGTAAGTGAAAATTGCTCAATAAAGTATCTTTAAGGAATACTTAAGACATGCTTAGACTAAGCCTTTTAAACCTGTGATACACTTGCTGTATTTTTTTGTCAGAGCTGATTCACAGGAGGACTTCAGTTATGCACCTAGGAGTTTTCATACagtccccaattcagcaaagtcctATTAAATTAAGAATATGCTAATTTGCTTTGCTAAATTGGGGCCATAGACTGAGCAGATCTAACACCGGTGTGAATTCTCTTGTTCATCCCCTTGGATTGTTTGCTCTGAAGTCTCAAACTTTAAATTTCAACACCAACTATTTTTCTAATGACTATTTTTGCTAATATAATAATCTATTTAGGGATTATGAATAGAGTTTGCCTTTCAGGCCTAGGCTCAAATATGAATTTTAAAGGACAAAACACAGGGCAGTATCGTCATTGAGATTTTGCATGTGTTGTAAGTGCAGGATTGGCACAATATATTGGTAACTATGAACGGTGGAGGATGGAGTAGATAGGGAGTGGAAATACAGAAGTTGCATTTCATTTTAGTTGGTCCTTTGTATGATTGCTTTTGAGGGTGGTGGATCTTCTTTAAGAATGTTAATGTGCAATGCGGGGACCGAAAAGGACATGAGTCTTGTGTTGCTGGGACCTGTTAGTAGTAAAGACGTCAggttaaaaggacacatttcatTATTACCTTACaaaggtaaacaaaacaaaacaaaaagatataAGGGGACAATGCCAgggtagaaaaatatttaaaaaaaccttagaTTATTAAAATTCAAGTTCTAATGTTTTAATCACTTGATGCTATATTTACTTTTGTATTTTAGCTTGATGAATGAAAATAGTCAGTTTCAATTTGTGTACAGTTAGTTTCTTTCAAGTCCTTATGCACTAGCACTCTGTTACAATGTGTAGGTTGTAAAACTGcttgggaaagtgtgtgtgtaagtaagatACCATTGagatttaaaggggaaaaaatcatggcAAGATTTGTCAGTATtaggttttggggaaaaaaatgaaactacATTTTTGGCGACATATGACCTGACAGCATCTCCTGCGGGATTCAGAAAGAAAGCTATAGAAGCAAGACATATTCTCTGTTATGGCAACCGTAGGTCTGTTTTGTCcatattgtgtgtgtatgtgttatgTAATTAAATCAAAGGGTCTCACAACACTGTATGATGATATAGTGTTGTCTGAGAATGCTTCCTATGTTAGGAAATCAGTGGTTAGTATGCTCTGACTTTATATTTGAATATTAAATGGAAGTGACCAGATAACAAATGGCTCCTGGAGGTGCAAACTGCTCAAGCTCTGTAATAcgttaggccccaatcctacaaacacaaACATATGCTTAAATTTACTACCTGAGTAGTCGCATTGATTTCAAGtaagtgtgtgtttgcaggaaaGAGGTCTTACATTGTAATACTGTGATTCATTCAGCAAGGGTGTATGTGATGTACCTATTTTTGCAGTGATCTTGCATGACCTTATGCTGTTGAAAT contains these protein-coding regions:
- the LRAT gene encoding lecithin retinol acyltransferase, which translates into the protein MQGWVAASRSRRKARKSPQVRSMKNPMYEVASLLLEKLLLLANLKLCSVGPGAAKEEEKHANYYDTTYFKRGDLLEVHRTLFVHFGIYLGDNRVAHLMPDILPAFTDDQRQIQQVVTNKRLILGVLARMASIRVDVVEDFAYGGSILVNHMDEAFPNKALCDEEVARRAEKLVGATAYSLLWNNCEHFVTYCRYGSAVSFQTDKFCETVKMIIRDQRSVLASALLGLASIVCLGLAPSTTLPTIIIPFFLWMAG